Proteins encoded by one window of Phosphitispora fastidiosa:
- the plsY gene encoding glycerol-3-phosphate 1-O-acyltransferase PlsY, which produces MSGYVAVFAGYLLGSIPFGYLVSKYWKGINILEHGSGNIGFTNVLRTLGWPPAAVVLAGDISKGSLAAWLGLYTGGEVFGIICGLAALIGHSFSVFLKFRGGKLVASGFGVLLMLVPEVALTALATWLAVVFLTRYVSLASITASGAMFLSVFLFHESAAMKIFGAVAAVFVILRHRSNIKRLLKGEETKISRKNR; this is translated from the coding sequence ATGAGCGGATATGTGGCGGTATTTGCCGGTTACCTGCTGGGGTCGATACCTTTTGGCTACCTGGTGAGCAAATACTGGAAAGGCATCAACATTCTTGAACACGGCAGCGGTAATATCGGGTTTACCAATGTCCTCCGCACCTTGGGCTGGCCCCCTGCAGCTGTTGTTCTGGCGGGCGACATCAGTAAAGGCTCCCTGGCCGCATGGCTGGGATTATATACCGGTGGCGAAGTTTTTGGTATTATTTGTGGATTGGCCGCCCTGATCGGTCACAGTTTTTCTGTTTTTCTTAAATTTCGGGGGGGTAAATTGGTAGCTTCCGGTTTTGGGGTACTGCTGATGCTTGTTCCTGAGGTTGCTCTCACGGCGCTGGCCACCTGGCTGGCCGTGGTATTTCTGACCAGATATGTATCCCTGGCTTCGATAACTGCCAGTGGGGCTATGTTCCTATCCGTGTTCCTGTTTCATGAATCTGCTGCAATGAAGATATTTGGCGCTGTTGCTGCAGTTTTTGTTATCCTGAGACACAGGAGCAATATAAAAAGGCTGCTTAAGGGAGAGGAGACTAAGATCAGCCGGAAAAACAGGTGA
- the der gene encoding ribosome biogenesis GTPase Der — protein sequence MAKPIVAIVGRPNVGKSTIFNRIASSGGMVAIVEDKPGVTRDRLYRDAEWLNTEFTLVDTGGVEFRDVTDTISQGVHLQAKLAIDEADVILFIVDAREGLVPVDEEVARVLRKANKPVILVSNKVEDFSAGYDIYDFYRLGLGEPVMISAAHGKNIGDLLDRVIELLPDSSGDEDIDEDTVKIAVIGRPNVGKSSIVNSILGVERVIVSDVAGTTRDAIDTYFEQGDQKYLLIDTAGMRKRGKINVPTERYSVIRSLRAVDRSDVVLMVIDAVEGVIEQDKKIAGYAHDGGRAIVIVVNKWDLVEKDDKTVLKYTEDIREQLGFMQYAPVIFVSALTRKRVPRILELVNYVAEQHAMRISTSNLNELIQEAILLNPPPSDKGKRLKILYGTQASVKPPTFIIFVNDTELMHFSYLRYLENQLRSSFGFEGTPIRMVVRQRKED from the coding sequence GTGGCAAAACCAATCGTAGCAATAGTGGGCAGGCCTAATGTGGGCAAATCCACGATTTTTAACAGAATAGCCAGCTCGGGAGGCATGGTGGCAATTGTTGAAGACAAGCCGGGGGTGACCCGTGACAGGCTTTACCGGGATGCCGAATGGCTGAACACGGAATTTACTCTTGTAGATACCGGAGGTGTCGAATTCCGGGATGTTACTGACACCATTTCACAGGGAGTGCACCTTCAGGCCAAACTGGCTATAGATGAAGCTGATGTAATTTTATTTATTGTTGATGCCAGGGAAGGACTGGTGCCGGTTGATGAAGAAGTAGCCCGGGTACTGCGGAAAGCCAACAAGCCTGTTATTCTGGTATCTAATAAGGTTGAGGATTTTTCAGCAGGTTATGATATATATGATTTCTATAGGCTGGGCTTAGGTGAACCGGTAATGATATCGGCTGCCCATGGCAAGAATATCGGTGACCTGCTGGACCGGGTAATCGAGCTCCTGCCTGATTCGTCAGGGGATGAGGATATTGATGAGGATACGGTGAAAATTGCGGTAATTGGGCGGCCCAATGTGGGGAAATCTTCAATCGTGAATTCAATTCTGGGAGTAGAACGGGTGATTGTCAGCGATGTTGCCGGGACTACCAGAGATGCTATTGATACATACTTTGAGCAGGGCGACCAAAAGTATCTCCTGATTGATACTGCCGGAATGAGAAAAAGGGGTAAGATTAATGTACCTACGGAACGTTACAGTGTCATCAGGTCATTAAGGGCTGTTGACAGGTCTGATGTGGTTCTGATGGTCATTGATGCCGTTGAGGGTGTAATTGAGCAGGACAAGAAAATAGCAGGTTATGCTCATGACGGAGGAAGAGCCATAGTAATTGTTGTCAACAAATGGGACCTGGTGGAAAAGGACGATAAGACCGTCCTCAAGTATACCGAAGACATTAGGGAGCAGCTGGGTTTTATGCAGTATGCGCCGGTTATCTTCGTTTCAGCCCTGACCAGGAAACGGGTTCCGAGAATTCTGGAACTGGTGAACTATGTTGCTGAACAGCACGCGATGAGGATTTCCACAAGTAACCTCAATGAATTGATTCAGGAAGCTATTTTGCTTAATCCGCCTCCATCAGATAAAGGCAAGAGGCTGAAAATACTATATGGGACTCAGGCTTCGGTTAAACCACCCACATTTATTATTTTTGTCAATGACACTGAGCTGATGCACTTTTCTTATCTGAGATACCTGGAAAATCAGCTGCGGAGCAGTTTTGGTTTTGAAGGGACTCCTATCAGAATGGTTGTCCGCCAGCGTAAGGAAGATTAA
- a CDS encoding NAD(P)H-dependent glycerol-3-phosphate dehydrogenase — protein MERVTVIGAGSWGTAIAVLLARKDLQVKMWSVENPVVEEMNSKRTNESYLPGVIIPDSVSVYHSVAEALREATVIIMSVPSQAFREVVQNILPLLTGEELIVNTAKGIEEASLKRLSEVFYEEAGRDLYDKYVALSGPSHAEEVSREIPTTVSAAGTNRKSCERAQELFMSPRFRVYTNPDLVGIEIGGALKNVIAICTGISDGLGFGDNTKAALMTRGLAEISRLGVAMGANPLTFAGLAGVGDLIVTCTSMHSRNRRFGIEVGKGQTVAEALKTVRMVVEGYRTTGAAYRLGKNAGVSMPITEQAYNILYEGGNTAESVSKLMMRGKKHEMEEVVETAYPEW, from the coding sequence ATGGAGAGAGTAACCGTCATCGGGGCCGGAAGCTGGGGTACGGCTATAGCCGTACTTCTGGCAAGAAAAGACCTGCAGGTGAAAATGTGGTCAGTGGAAAACCCGGTCGTGGAGGAAATGAATAGTAAAAGGACAAACGAATCCTATCTTCCGGGAGTTATCATCCCGGACTCTGTATCTGTTTATCATTCTGTTGCAGAAGCCCTGAGGGAAGCCACCGTTATTATCATGAGTGTCCCTTCACAGGCCTTTCGTGAGGTAGTGCAAAATATTCTCCCGCTACTTACCGGGGAAGAACTGATTGTAAATACCGCCAAAGGAATTGAGGAGGCATCTCTAAAGCGGCTCTCTGAGGTGTTTTATGAAGAAGCAGGCAGGGATTTATATGACAAGTATGTTGCCCTGTCAGGCCCCAGCCATGCTGAAGAGGTGAGCCGGGAAATCCCCACCACCGTATCTGCTGCAGGAACTAACAGGAAAAGCTGTGAAAGGGCACAGGAACTGTTCATGTCACCGAGGTTCAGGGTATATACCAATCCGGACCTTGTGGGAATAGAAATCGGAGGGGCTTTGAAGAATGTAATCGCAATTTGTACAGGTATTTCAGACGGGCTGGGTTTTGGTGATAATACCAAAGCAGCGCTGATGACCCGGGGTCTTGCCGAAATATCCCGGCTGGGTGTTGCCATGGGTGCTAATCCCCTTACTTTTGCAGGTCTTGCCGGGGTGGGGGACCTCATTGTCACCTGTACCAGTATGCACAGCCGCAACCGGAGATTCGGCATAGAAGTGGGCAAAGGCCAAACAGTTGCAGAAGCCCTGAAGACTGTAAGGATGGTCGTTGAAGGTTACCGCACAACGGGAGCGGCTTACCGGCTGGGCAAAAATGCCGGGGTAAGCATGCCTATAACCGAACAGGCCTATAATATACTCTATGAGGGCGGGAACACGGCGGAATCTGTATCCAAGCTGATGATGCGAGGTAAAAAGCACGAAATGGAAGAGGTTGTTGAGACCGCTTACCCCGAATGGTAA